The genomic window CATGTGTCCGCCCCAAAGGAGAAAAACCATGATCATTGGAGACCTCAGCGAAATCGCCGGCCGCACCTATCCCGCGCGCCGACTCACCCAAAACCTCGTGGGCGGCGCCTCGCCCGTTCAATGCGATAACTTTGCCATGGGCTTCGTCACGCTCGAGCCCAACGGCGGCCAGGTGCCGTGGCACAACCAGGAGCAGGAAGAAGTCTACTTCGTCGTCTCCGGCAAAACCGAAATGTGCCTCGGCGAAGAGCGCCGCGAAATGAAGGCCGGCCAGATCGTCCATATCCCCTCGGGCGTCTTCCACCAGATGACCAACATCGGCGAAGAAACCGCCACCTTCATCTATTGCTACGGCCCCGCCGGCGACGTGGCCCACTGGAAACAGGAGCTGGCCGGAAACCTGCCCAAGGAAGGCGTCGATGTCCCCGCCCTCCCCGCAGGCGCACAACCGCAATGCACCGACATGCCCGAAGGCGGGCCCGTTATTATTTAGCGTGAGCCGTGAAACGTGAGGCGTGATTCATTCACGCATCACGACTCATTCGTCACGCATCCATTACCAAAGGAGAAACCACATGGAAATCAAACGTATCGGAATCATCATGAACGGCGTGACCGGGCGCATGGGAACCAACCAGCACCTGGCTCGCTCCATCACGGCCATCATCAAGGAAGGCGGCATCAAGGTCGGCAACGACATGATCATCATGCCCGACCCGATCCTGACCGGCCGCCGCGAATATGCCCTCAAGGAACTCGCCGAAAAATATGGCAACGAAGCCAAGG from Pontiella desulfatans includes these protein-coding regions:
- a CDS encoding cupin domain-containing protein; protein product: MIIGDLSEIAGRTYPARRLTQNLVGGASPVQCDNFAMGFVTLEPNGGQVPWHNQEQEEVYFVVSGKTEMCLGEERREMKAGQIVHIPSGVFHQMTNIGEETATFIYCYGPAGDVAHWKQELAGNLPKEGVDVPALPAGAQPQCTDMPEGGPVII